The proteins below are encoded in one region of Triticum aestivum cultivar Chinese Spring chromosome 1B, IWGSC CS RefSeq v2.1, whole genome shotgun sequence:
- the LOC123090283 gene encoding probable serine/threonine-protein kinase BSK3, translating into MRRSSVAWLAMWSALGRTSSSSLSRMAPGRRLTTISFSSLRGGGASSKNGVTGEDGSGVPVFAEYNLDELHASTDGFATDHIIFEHCEKEPNAVYHGPSSALAPPSPSSASTAPPGLTHASSWRRLGQLGCCRVVACPTSSDDATRVASGCSLLSS; encoded by the exons ATGCGGAGAAGCAGTGTTGCCTGGCTGGCGATGTGGTCAGCACTAGGAAGGACATCGTCGAGCTCTCTTTCAAGGATGGCGCCTGGAAGACGCTTAACTACCATATCGTTCTCCTCTCTAAGAGGAGGAGGGGCTAGCTCAA AGAATGGCGTCACCGGGGAGGACGGCAGTGGCGTGCCCGTGTTCGCGGAGTACAACCTCGACGAGCTACACGCCTCCACCGATGGCTTCGCAACGGACCACATCATCTTCGAGCACTGCGAGAAGGAGCCTAATGCCGTCTACCACGGACCCTCTTCAGCTCTGGCACCACCGTCGCCATCAAGCGCTTCGACCGCTCCGCCTGGCCTGACGCACGCCAGTTCGTG GAGGAGGCTAGGGCAGTTGGGCTGTTGCAGAGTGGTCGCTTGTCCAACCTCATCGGATGATGCTACGAGGGTGGCGAGCGGCTGCTCGTTGCTGAGTTCATGA